A window of Theropithecus gelada isolate Dixy chromosome 14, Tgel_1.0, whole genome shotgun sequence contains these coding sequences:
- the TRIM68 gene encoding E3 ubiquitin-protein ligase TRIM68 isoform X2, giving the protein MQKLELNHSELIQQSRVLWRMIAELKERSQRPVRWMLQDIQEVLNRSKSWSLQRPEPISLELKTDCRVLGLREILKTYAADVHLDPDTAYSRLIVSEDRKRVHYGDTNQKLPDNPERFYRYNIVLGSQCISSGRHYWEVEVGDRSEWGLGVCKQNVDRKEVVYLSPHYGFWVIRLRKGNEYRAGTDEYPLLSLPVPPRRVGIFVDYEAHDISFYNVTDYGSHIFTFPRYPFPGRLLPYFSPCYSIGTNNTAPLAICSLDGED; this is encoded by the exons ATGCAGAAACTGGAGTTGAATCATAGTGAGCTCATCCAGCAGAGCCGGGTCCTGTGGAGGATGATTGCGGAGTTGAAAGAGAGATCACAGAGGCCTGTCCGCTGGATGCTGCAG gATATTCAGGAAGTGTTAAACAG GAGCAAATCTTGGAGCTTGCAGCGGCCAGAACCAATCTCCCTGGAGCTGAAGACAGATTGCCGTGTGCTGGGGCTAAGAGAGATCCTGAAGACCTATGCAG CTGATGTGCACCTGGATCCAGATACTGCTTACTCCCGTCTCATCGTGTCTGAAGACAGAAAACGTGTGCACTATGGAGACACCAACCAGAAACTGCCAGACAATCCTGAGAGATTTTACCGCTATAATATTGTCCTGGGAAGCCAGTGCATCTCCTCAGGCCGGCActactgggaggtggaggtgggagacagGTCTGAGTGGGGCCTGGGAGTATGTAAGCAAAATGTAGACCGGAAGGAGGTGGTCTACTTATCCCCCCACTATGGATTTTGGGTGATAAGGCTGAGGAAGGGAAATGAGTACCGAGCAGGCACCGATGAGTACCCCCTCCTGTCCTTGCCAGTCCCTCCTCGCCGGGTGGGAATTTTCGTGGATTATGAGGCCCATGACATTTCCTTCTACAATGTGACTGACTATGGCTCCCACATCTTCACTTTCCCCCGCTATCCCTTCCCTGGGCGCCTCCTGCCCTATTTTAGTCCTTGCTACAGCATTGGAACCAACAATACTGCTCCTCTGGCCATCTGCTCCCTGGATGGGGAGGACTAA
- the LOC112607087 gene encoding LOW QUALITY PROTEIN: olfactory receptor 52I1-like (The sequence of the model RefSeq protein was modified relative to this genomic sequence to represent the inferred CDS: inserted 1 base in 1 codon), with the protein MLGPAYNHTMEXPASFLLVGIPGLQSSQLWLAVSLSAMYIIALLGNTLIVTAIWMDSTPHEPMCCFLCVLAAVDIVMASLVVPKMVSIFCSGDSSISFNACFTQMFFVHLATAVETGLLLTMAFDRYVAICKPLHYKRILTPQVMLGMSLTITIRAVTFMTPLSWMVSHLPFCGSNVVLHSYCEHIALARLACADPMPSSLYSLIGSSIMVGSDVVFIAASYILILRAVFGLSSKTAQLKALSTCGSHVGVMALYYLPGMASVYAAWLGQDVVPLHTQVLLAALYMITPATLNPIIYGMRTKQLWERIWSYLMHFLFDHSNLGS; encoded by the exons ATGCTGGGTCCAGCCTACAACCACACAATGG ACCCTGCTTCCTTTCTCCTTGTGGGTATCCCAGGACTGCAATCTTCACAACTTTGGCTGGCTGTCTCACTGAGTGCCATGTACATCATAGCCCTGTTAGGAAACACCCTCATTGTGACTGCAATCTGGATGGATTCCACTCCACATGAGCCCATGTGTTGCTTTCTGTGTGTTCTGGCTGCTGTGGACATTGTTATGGCCTCCTTGGTGGTACCCAAGATGGTGAGCATCTTCTGCTCAGGAGACAGCTCCATCAGCTTTAATGCTTGTTTCACGCAGATGTTTTTTGTCCACTTAGCCACAGCTGTGGAGACAGGGCTGCTGCTAACCATGGCTTTTGACCGCTATGTAGCCATCTGCAAGCCTCTACACTACAAGAGAATTCTCACACCTCAAGTGATGCTGGGAATGAGTCTGACCATCACCATTAGAGCTGTCACATTCATGACTCCATTGAGTTGGATGGTGAGTCATCTACCTTTCTGTGGCTCCAATGTGGTTCTCCACTCCTACTGTGAGCACATAGCTTTGGCCAGGTTAGCATGTGCTGACCCCATGCCCAGCAGTCTCTATAGTCTGATTGGTTCCTCTATTATGGTGGGCTCTGATGTGGTCTTCATTGCTGCCTCCTATATCTTAATTCTCAGGGCAGTATTTGGTCTCTCCTCAAAGACAGCTCAGTTGAAAGCATTAAGCACATGTGGCTCCCACGTGGGGGTAATGGCTTTGTACTATCTACCTGGGATGGCATCCGTCTATGCGGCCTGGCTGGGGCAGGATGTAGTGCCCTTGCACACCCAGGTGCTGCTGGCTGCCCTGTACATGATCACCCCCGCCACTTTAAATCCCATCATCTATGGCATGAGGACCAAACAATTGTGGGAGAGAATATGGAGTTATCTGATGCACTTCCTCTTTGACCACTCCAACCTGGGTTCATGA